A stretch of Campylobacter gracilis DNA encodes these proteins:
- a CDS encoding adenylosuccinate synthase, with amino-acid sequence MSKVDVVIGAQWGDEGKGKIVDMISANYDFVCRSSGGHNAGHTIVINGEKFALHLVPSGVLHKNIINIIGNGVVINPDVLITEMAQFENLKGRFFISEKAFLNLQYHSLIDQAREKSKGELAIGTTGKGIGPAYADKIARTGHRVVELLEPERLAEALSRDFASHESVFEKAGVKIPSKLEIYDELKRYKSALEPYIADTTHMLWKALDYDKRVLVEGAQGSLLDIDHGTYPYVTSSTTIAGGACSGLGLAPKDIGTVMGILKVYTTRVGNGAFPTEDKGPQGEAMREIGKEYGTTTGRARRCGWFDGVATKYAVRLSGIDKLALMKLDVLDGFESIKICRAYRYKGEEIDYFPIDLEAAEPVYEQMPGWDSVKGISKFEDLPQNAQNYIRKIEELSGAKVGFISTSPERSDTIIL; translated from the coding sequence ATGAGTAAAGTTGACGTAGTAATCGGCGCCCAATGGGGCGATGAGGGCAAGGGCAAGATCGTAGATATGATAAGCGCGAATTACGATTTCGTATGTCGCAGTAGCGGCGGGCACAACGCGGGCCACACCATTGTCATAAACGGCGAGAAATTTGCGCTGCATCTAGTTCCTAGCGGCGTGCTTCATAAAAATATCATCAACATCATCGGAAACGGCGTCGTGATCAACCCCGACGTGCTGATTACCGAGATGGCACAGTTTGAAAATTTAAAGGGCAGATTTTTCATAAGCGAGAAGGCGTTTTTAAATTTACAGTACCACTCGCTGATCGATCAGGCGCGCGAAAAGAGTAAGGGCGAGCTTGCGATCGGCACTACCGGCAAGGGCATAGGGCCTGCGTATGCCGATAAGATCGCGCGCACGGGGCACCGCGTAGTGGAGCTTTTGGAGCCTGAAAGGCTTGCCGAAGCGCTATCGCGCGATTTTGCTTCGCATGAGAGCGTTTTTGAAAAAGCGGGGGTTAAAATCCCTAGCAAGCTTGAAATTTATGACGAGCTAAAGCGCTATAAAAGCGCACTCGAGCCATACATCGCCGATACCACGCACATGCTGTGGAAGGCGCTTGATTACGACAAGCGCGTACTCGTAGAGGGCGCGCAAGGAAGCTTGCTTGATATCGATCACGGCACCTATCCTTACGTCACGAGCTCGACGACTATCGCGGGTGGGGCTTGCAGTGGGCTCGGACTCGCACCGAAAGACATTGGCACGGTGATGGGAATTTTAAAAGTCTACACCACCCGCGTGGGCAACGGCGCGTTCCCTACCGAGGATAAGGGCCCGCAAGGCGAGGCGATGCGCGAGATCGGCAAAGAGTACGGCACCACGACGGGGCGGGCGCGCCGCTGCGGCTGGTTCGACGGAGTGGCTACGAAATACGCCGTGCGCCTTAGCGGCATCGACAAGCTCGCGCTTATGAAACTTGACGTCCTAGACGGCTTTGAGAGCATTAAAATTTGCCGCGCATATCGCTACAAGGGGGAGGAGATCGATTATTTCCCGATCGATTTGGAAGCTGCCGAGCCGGTTTATGAGCAGATGCCGGGCTGGGACAGCGTCAAAGGAATTTCAAAATTTGAGGATCTGCCGCAAAACGCGCAAAATTATATCCGCAAAATAGAGGAGCTAAGCGGCGCGAAGGTGGGCTTTATCTCTACCAGTCCCGAAAGAAGCGACACGATAATTTTATAA